In Flavobacteriales bacterium, one genomic interval encodes:
- a CDS encoding aminotransferase class I/II-fold pyridoxal phosphate-dependent enzyme: MPQTSLPRQHFNAARLRSFTWNKLKMEAIALDEGRGKSTIALEALNELLVIEPYWAFPGLERIHSLLELVDTKQWHTFHTAVAHIVRDLVSGSFRNDPLYSEDTQSGPEEHVHEHDRHKQNYFEVLFVDEIDTDEEHALKHKLRKCRDQSDRFTYDVIVVRTVQDALIALLFNHNIQACVIRYGVPFPSANANGILRPFLHLFDALNLSTINKSDLGPKLGSLVRDFRPEIDRYYVTDTPLSGLQESTLKNFRRIFYRSEDLQEMHLTVLRGIRERFETPFFTALKEYSKRPMGVFHAMPISRGNSVFKSRWIRDFGEFYGRNLFLAETSATTGGLDSLLQPTGPLKKAQELARDAFGSQHTFFATNGTSSSNKIVVQALVEPGDVVLIDRDCHKSHHYGMVLSGAYPVYLHSYPLPKYSMYGAVPLEHIREKLITLKNAGRLDKVKMVLLTNSTFDGVVYNVERVMEQVLALKPDMIFLWDEAWFAFARFSAIMRKRTSMYVADKLHKKYRTEEYKAAYEAHIASLKEGEHPRMPDPAKVRIRAYATQSTHKTLSSMRQGSMIHIWDEDFKRKSEAAFHEAYMTHTSTSANYQILGSLDIGRRQVQFEGYELVEKAIELGMMLRRTIRENPKLLKWFDIITIGELIPKEHRESGIEGYYSRESGWNDIEKAWAEDEFALDPTKINLFTGRTGIDGDTFKNKYLMDKYSIQVNKTSRNSVLFMTNIGTTRGSIAYLTKVLLEIADDLETRNAGMDHAEKKLHISTIRSLVEQVPPLPDFSHFHNSFVAVPGVPGGDLRAAYFLSYKEERCVHFKLHDCLSVMQAGQELVSASFVIPYPPGFPVLVPGQVINHEIIDFLLAIDVKEIHGYRPELGLRVFTDAALGRQRTGTAMGGMRMATSVSNGSGKTTKKTKKA; encoded by the coding sequence ATGCCACAGACCAGTCTTCCTCGCCAACACTTCAATGCCGCCAGGCTTCGTTCGTTCACATGGAACAAATTGAAGATGGAGGCCATAGCGCTGGATGAAGGGCGTGGCAAAAGCACTATTGCATTAGAGGCCTTGAACGAATTACTTGTCATCGAGCCGTATTGGGCTTTTCCTGGTCTGGAGCGGATCCATTCACTACTCGAGCTGGTAGACACCAAACAGTGGCATACGTTCCATACAGCTGTTGCGCATATAGTTCGCGACCTGGTAAGTGGCTCCTTTCGGAATGACCCGTTGTACAGTGAGGATACCCAGAGCGGTCCGGAGGAACACGTTCACGAACATGATCGTCATAAGCAGAATTATTTCGAGGTACTGTTCGTGGATGAGATCGATACCGATGAGGAACACGCGCTGAAGCATAAACTGCGCAAATGCCGGGATCAGAGCGATCGGTTCACGTATGATGTGATCGTGGTACGCACGGTACAGGATGCGCTGATCGCACTCCTGTTCAATCACAACATCCAAGCGTGCGTGATACGCTATGGGGTGCCGTTCCCGAGTGCGAATGCGAACGGGATCCTGCGCCCTTTCCTTCACCTGTTCGATGCGCTCAACCTTAGCACCATCAACAAGAGCGACCTAGGCCCTAAGCTTGGAAGCTTGGTGCGGGATTTCCGACCGGAGATCGACCGGTACTACGTAACGGATACGCCGCTCAGTGGCTTGCAGGAATCAACGCTCAAGAATTTCCGCAGGATCTTCTATCGCAGTGAGGACCTTCAGGAAATGCACCTCACTGTTCTTCGCGGGATCCGTGAGCGCTTTGAAACGCCGTTCTTCACAGCGCTCAAGGAATACAGTAAGAGGCCCATGGGCGTATTCCACGCCATGCCGATCTCGCGTGGCAATAGCGTATTCAAAAGCCGTTGGATACGGGATTTTGGCGAGTTCTACGGTCGTAACCTGTTCCTTGCTGAAACAAGCGCAACCACCGGTGGACTTGATTCGCTGCTCCAGCCGACCGGTCCGTTGAAGAAGGCCCAGGAACTTGCGCGTGATGCGTTCGGATCCCAGCATACGTTCTTCGCGACCAATGGCACCAGCAGTTCCAACAAGATCGTGGTGCAGGCGTTGGTAGAGCCCGGTGATGTGGTATTGATCGATCGCGATTGCCATAAGAGCCATCACTACGGGATGGTACTTAGCGGTGCATATCCGGTCTATCTGCACAGTTATCCGTTGCCAAAATACAGCATGTACGGTGCGGTTCCGTTAGAGCACATCCGCGAAAAATTGATCACCCTGAAGAACGCAGGGCGCTTGGACAAAGTAAAAATGGTCCTGCTCACGAACAGCACGTTCGATGGTGTCGTTTACAACGTGGAACGCGTAATGGAACAAGTGCTTGCACTGAAGCCGGACATGATCTTTCTGTGGGACGAGGCCTGGTTCGCGTTCGCACGGTTCAGCGCCATCATGCGCAAGCGCACGTCGATGTATGTTGCGGACAAGCTGCACAAGAAGTACAGGACCGAAGAATATAAGGCAGCGTATGAAGCGCATATCGCTTCGTTAAAAGAAGGAGAGCATCCACGCATGCCGGATCCCGCAAAAGTGCGGATACGCGCGTATGCGACACAGAGTACGCACAAGACCTTGAGCTCCATGCGGCAAGGCAGTATGATCCACATTTGGGATGAGGATTTCAAGCGTAAGAGCGAAGCGGCGTTCCACGAAGCGTACATGACGCACACCAGCACCAGTGCCAATTATCAGATCCTAGGGAGTTTGGATATCGGTCGCAGGCAAGTGCAATTCGAGGGATATGAACTCGTAGAGAAAGCCATCGAACTCGGTATGATGTTGAGGCGCACGATCCGCGAGAATCCGAAATTGCTCAAGTGGTTCGACATCATCACCATTGGGGAATTGATCCCGAAAGAACATCGGGAAAGCGGTATCGAGGGATACTATTCAAGGGAAAGTGGTTGGAATGATATCGAGAAGGCGTGGGCCGAAGATGAATTTGCATTGGACCCCACCAAGATCAACCTGTTCACCGGCAGAACGGGTATTGATGGGGACACGTTCAAGAACAAATACTTGATGGACAAGTATTCCATCCAAGTGAACAAGACCAGCCGGAACAGCGTGTTGTTCATGACCAACATTGGTACCACGCGAGGATCGATCGCTTACCTGACCAAAGTCCTACTGGAGATCGCGGATGATCTTGAAACGCGCAATGCTGGAATGGACCACGCGGAAAAGAAGCTCCACATCTCCACCATCCGATCACTCGTTGAGCAGGTTCCGCCCTTACCGGATTTCAGTCACTTCCACAATTCCTTCGTTGCTGTTCCTGGTGTACCCGGTGGCGACCTACGCGCCGCCTATTTTTTGAGTTACAAAGAAGAACGTTGCGTCCATTTCAAATTGCACGATTGTCTTTCCGTGATGCAGGCCGGTCAGGAGTTGGTATCCGCATCTTTCGTGATCCCTTATCCGCCAGGGTTTCCTGTGCTTGTTCCGGGCCAGGTCATCAACCATGAGATCATCGACTTTCTGCTCGCCATCGATGTAAAAGAAATACACGGGTATAGACCTGAATTAGGTCTGCGTGTATTCACCGACGCGGCGCTTGGAAGGCAGCGGACAGGAACTGCAATGGGCGGTATGCGCATGGCGACCAGCGTGAGCAATGGGTCGGGAAAAACAACGAAAAAGACGAAGAAAGCATGA
- a CDS encoding T9SS type A sorting domain-containing protein — MPFPLHGSRFIAPFWSDVDLRGSCVDCNRVSYKLTPTALFVSWHRVGYWSAQTDLLNSFQVIITDGTDPVIPGGNNVSFCYGNMQWATSDGNSGANGSGGIPATVGVNQATGADVSYAQVGRFRELGMNYDGPYGEGSGVDWLDSAHFVFSTADPVGVSPIFAWQSDCDTIVVMVGGELEYDMLVLAGGPGQSVNVVSECTTVQSYTELSNTQGAQALVTSFMAPDEADIGFHTITYVAQNDTANTTSATGTLVVQVVPDITTGISDHTEDRLSISPNPVESVLRYTIDRDAQDRFLQILTMDGRLIRQLATLPGAYTGTIDVHDLAPGTYFLRNGSFAMRFMKD; from the coding sequence ATGCCTTTCCCGCTACATGGGTCCCGGTTCATTGCGCCGTTCTGGAGCGATGTGGACCTGCGCGGATCCTGTGTGGATTGCAACAGGGTCAGCTACAAGCTAACTCCTACTGCACTTTTCGTGAGTTGGCATCGGGTCGGCTATTGGTCGGCCCAGACCGATCTGCTCAACTCCTTTCAGGTGATCATTACCGATGGCACTGATCCGGTGATCCCGGGTGGCAACAATGTGAGTTTTTGCTATGGTAACATGCAGTGGGCCACTAGCGATGGCAACAGCGGCGCGAATGGTTCTGGAGGGATCCCGGCCACGGTAGGTGTAAATCAGGCAACGGGCGCCGATGTCAGTTATGCCCAAGTTGGTCGTTTCCGTGAGCTGGGTATGAACTACGACGGACCCTATGGTGAAGGCTCAGGTGTGGACTGGTTGGATAGCGCACATTTTGTCTTCAGCACTGCGGATCCCGTTGGGGTGTCGCCTATTTTCGCTTGGCAGAGCGACTGTGATACCATCGTTGTGATGGTAGGTGGTGAATTGGAATATGACATGTTGGTGTTGGCCGGTGGTCCGGGGCAATCGGTCAACGTGGTCTCCGAGTGTACCACGGTACAGTCCTACACCGAACTGTCCAACACGCAAGGGGCGCAAGCACTGGTAACGTCGTTCATGGCACCGGATGAAGCGGATATTGGTTTCCATACCATAACGTATGTGGCACAGAACGACACGGCCAACACGACTTCCGCGACTGGCACGTTGGTAGTGCAAGTGGTGCCCGACATTACTACAGGGATCTCCGATCATACGGAAGATCGGTTGTCCATCTCCCCCAATCCCGTGGAAAGCGTATTGCGTTACACCATTGATCGCGATGCACAGGACCGCTTCTTACAGATCCTTACCATGGATGGCCGTTTGATCCGGCAATTGGCAACACTTCCCGGTGCCTACACAGGTACCATTGATGTGCATGATCTAGCACCGGGCACTTACTTCTTGCGCAACGGAAGCTTTGCAATGCGCTTCATGAAGGACTGA
- a CDS encoding GNAT family N-acetyltransferase — protein sequence MQTTIRPMHTADLPAVAALHPTAAAALLAHVRWCLHTPYASAMVLVHANAVLGLATVVRFATSAQVGRFHIHPAHQRHGLGTLLWHAIVAQHTAQHMPILLHCDPRILAFWERQGLVEQCAFSTYANGLFQEATRDEVAIMQPHHTLALLRLDQRATGEDRSMLLMEHHYAGQAYVEGGQVRGVLLPILGNGYIVADASEVGLELQRWLLPTQHRIAVPELNTPANEHLLDRDYDVVGTTVRMVWGTPPRFDPQLVFAWPW from the coding sequence ATGCAGACCACCATACGCCCCATGCACACCGCAGACCTGCCCGCCGTCGCTGCGCTGCACCCCACCGCCGCCGCCGCACTGTTGGCGCATGTGCGCTGGTGTTTGCACACGCCCTACGCTAGCGCCATGGTGCTTGTACACGCCAATGCGGTCCTCGGCCTGGCCACCGTGGTACGGTTCGCTACCAGTGCGCAGGTCGGGCGTTTCCACATACACCCTGCGCACCAGCGCCACGGCTTGGGCACCTTGTTGTGGCACGCAATAGTTGCTCAGCACACGGCGCAGCACATGCCGATCTTGTTGCATTGCGATCCGCGCATCCTGGCCTTTTGGGAACGGCAAGGATTGGTGGAGCAATGCGCCTTTTCCACCTACGCCAACGGCCTCTTCCAAGAAGCCACCCGCGACGAAGTGGCTATTATGCAACCCCACCATACCCTGGCCCTGCTGCGGCTGGACCAACGCGCAACCGGCGAAGACCGCAGCATGCTCTTGATGGAACACCACTACGCGGGCCAAGCCTATGTAGAAGGTGGGCAGGTGCGCGGTGTGTTGCTACCGATACTCGGCAACGGCTACATCGTGGCAGATGCGTCTGAAGTAGGTCTGGAATTGCAACGGTGGTTGCTGCCCACCCAACACCGCATAGCAGTACCCGAACTGAACACACCCGCCAACGAACACCTCTTGGACCGAGACTACGATGTAGTAGGCACAACGGTGCGCATGGTGTGGGGCACTCCACCACGCTTCGATCCTCAGCTGGTGTTCGCTTGGCCTTGGTGA
- a CDS encoding Hsp20/alpha crystallin family protein, with the protein MTLMKYKQSPVTSASPVDRLASEIFGQHIGRFLGSDGWQDHAPRVNITENNEAFKLEMQAPGFDKKDLKLEMVDDTLTIRGEHTVEDENKELRWTRREFSRTAFERSFVLPQSANAESIKAEYVNGVLQLTIPKSEEAKPKTRMISIK; encoded by the coding sequence ATGACACTTATGAAGTATAAGCAATCTCCGGTGACTTCCGCTTCACCGGTGGATCGTTTGGCCAGTGAGATCTTTGGCCAGCACATTGGTCGTTTTCTGGGAAGCGACGGATGGCAGGACCACGCGCCACGCGTGAACATCACCGAGAACAATGAAGCGTTCAAATTGGAGATGCAGGCCCCGGGATTCGACAAGAAAGACCTGAAGCTGGAGATGGTGGACGATACCCTTACCATACGCGGAGAGCACACTGTGGAAGATGAGAACAAAGAACTCCGATGGACCCGGCGCGAGTTCAGTCGCACGGCGTTCGAGCGCAGCTTCGTGTTGCCGCAGAGCGCGAATGCCGAATCCATCAAGGCAGAGTACGTGAATGGCGTACTGCAACTCACAATTCCAAAAAGCGAGGAGGCCAAGCCCAAGACGCGCATGATCAGCATCAAGTGA
- a CDS encoding aspartate aminotransferase family protein: MTTELTKSQELIARRKNAVPNGVGMFNHATAAHASGATITDVDGRELIDFAGGIGVVNAGHCPPPVVKAIQEQAAKFLHVSFNVASYEPYIALCEKLNALLPHGGPTKTLLVSTGAEAVENAIKIARQATKRQGVLCFTDAFHGRTLMAMTLTSKVGYKPDCGPFAPEVYRTQYPNFYRYGAGRTEADFVKAELHRLEELSHNTVAPENLAAIIIEVVQGEGGFNVAPSAYLKGLRAFCDKHGILLIFDEIQSGFGRTGAWSAYEQFGVTPDLSTWAKSMGSGMPIAAVMGKAEVMDKAGPSSIGGTYIGNPLSCAASLATLKYMEEIDINAKGNHVGKVIRTRFEKMKAKHACIGDVRGLGAMLAMEFVKNNDPHQPDADTCAALMTACAKRDLIVINAGTEKNIIRILCPLVISDELLNKGLDIMEEELDKIVAG, encoded by the coding sequence ATGACCACCGAATTAACCAAGAGCCAAGAACTGATCGCTCGCCGAAAGAATGCCGTTCCCAATGGGGTCGGCATGTTCAACCATGCTACTGCAGCGCATGCCAGCGGAGCTACGATCACGGATGTGGATGGCAGGGAGCTCATCGACTTTGCCGGTGGCATTGGCGTTGTGAATGCAGGGCACTGCCCACCGCCCGTTGTGAAAGCGATCCAGGAACAAGCGGCGAAATTCCTGCACGTCAGTTTCAATGTGGCCAGCTACGAGCCGTACATCGCGCTCTGCGAAAAGTTGAATGCACTGCTGCCACATGGTGGGCCAACCAAAACATTGTTGGTGAGCACCGGTGCGGAGGCGGTTGAGAATGCGATCAAGATCGCTCGGCAAGCGACGAAACGGCAAGGCGTGTTATGCTTCACCGATGCGTTCCATGGTCGCACCCTAATGGCCATGACCTTGACCAGCAAGGTGGGCTACAAGCCGGATTGTGGTCCGTTCGCTCCGGAGGTGTACCGCACGCAATACCCGAATTTCTATCGGTATGGTGCTGGTCGTACCGAAGCTGATTTCGTAAAAGCCGAACTGCACCGGTTGGAAGAACTCTCACACAACACCGTTGCACCGGAGAACCTGGCGGCCATCATCATTGAGGTGGTGCAGGGCGAAGGCGGATTCAACGTGGCACCATCGGCCTACCTGAAAGGCTTGCGTGCATTCTGCGATAAGCACGGCATTCTCTTGATCTTCGATGAGATCCAAAGTGGATTCGGCCGAACAGGAGCTTGGAGCGCGTACGAACAGTTCGGCGTAACACCGGACCTGAGCACGTGGGCGAAGAGCATGGGAAGCGGCATGCCGATCGCGGCCGTAATGGGCAAGGCGGAAGTGATGGACAAGGCCGGGCCAAGCAGCATTGGCGGTACGTACATCGGCAACCCGCTCAGTTGCGCTGCATCGTTGGCGACACTGAAGTACATGGAGGAGATCGACATCAACGCGAAAGGCAACCATGTAGGCAAGGTGATCCGCACCCGGTTCGAGAAGATGAAGGCAAAGCATGCATGCATCGGTGATGTGCGCGGACTCGGTGCCATGCTGGCGATGGAGTTCGTGAAGAACAACGACCCGCACCAGCCCGATGCCGATACCTGCGCGGCCTTGATGACAGCTTGCGCAAAACGTGATCTGATCGTGATCAACGCGGGTACTGAAAAGAACATCATCCGTATTCTATGTCCGCTGGTGATCAGTGATGAACTGCTGAACAAAGGCTTGGACATCATGGAAGAGGAACTGGATAAGATCGTTGCGGGATAG
- a CDS encoding fibronectin type III domain-containing protein, with protein sequence MNKLWYAVKLGHSRVTFVALVDKSRTNISMLTGNAAYTTPNPTLAAFTAATNALDTAVQAYDFSRSRLDKQDRDLAFVALKAMRADLGAYVQTTSGGEATLITSAGFEMEAGRHPLGLLPAPQDVRAVSTAYPGKVELRYKGVKGRLVYEVSICAGDPKVEADWSLYTTTGKNRVSITGLNSGKEYFFRVVALGAAGASPLSDVANAKAA encoded by the coding sequence ATGAACAAACTATGGTATGCAGTAAAACTCGGACACAGCCGAGTGACCTTTGTGGCCTTGGTCGATAAAAGCCGCACGAACATCAGCATGCTCACGGGCAATGCAGCGTACACCACTCCGAATCCGACGTTGGCGGCCTTCACCGCCGCCACGAACGCTCTGGACACGGCAGTGCAGGCCTACGATTTCAGCCGTAGCCGCTTGGACAAGCAGGACCGTGACCTGGCCTTTGTGGCACTAAAGGCCATGCGTGCCGATCTGGGTGCCTACGTGCAGACCACCAGTGGTGGCGAAGCGACGCTGATCACCAGTGCCGGTTTCGAAATGGAAGCGGGACGCCATCCGCTGGGCCTGTTGCCAGCACCGCAGGATGTGCGTGCTGTTAGCACCGCTTACCCCGGCAAAGTGGAACTACGTTACAAAGGCGTGAAGGGCCGCTTGGTGTACGAGGTATCCATCTGCGCTGGCGATCCGAAAGTGGAAGCCGACTGGAGCCTCTACACCACCACGGGCAAGAACCGGGTCTCCATCACCGGCTTGAATAGTGGTAAGGAATACTTCTTCCGGGTAGTGGCACTGGGTGCTGCCGGAGCAAGCCCACTGAGCGACGTTGCAAACGCGAAGGCCGCTTGA
- a CDS encoding VOC family protein yields the protein MGSTTTNKSHQKIKDFISWFEIPVYNIHRAAAFYNAIYSIEMEINTSTDYAMAYFPADKGIGGALVAGPGCVPNATGVLIYLNAGNDLDSILGRVELAGGRVIMPRTMISEQAGSFALFIDSEGNRLALHEGPPRRVPEAKQVKAATKAIAARPITAKVKSHAVKKRAAPKKR from the coding sequence ATGGGAAGTACCACAACGAACAAGAGCCACCAGAAGATCAAGGATTTTATCAGTTGGTTCGAAATACCAGTATACAATATCCACCGAGCGGCTGCTTTTTACAATGCCATTTATAGCATCGAGATGGAGATCAACACATCCACGGATTATGCCATGGCTTACTTCCCTGCGGATAAGGGTATAGGAGGTGCGCTGGTCGCTGGCCCTGGCTGTGTCCCCAATGCTACGGGGGTATTGATCTACCTCAATGCCGGAAACGACCTCGATAGCATATTGGGTCGCGTAGAATTAGCAGGAGGCAGAGTGATAATGCCGCGCACCATGATCAGTGAACAGGCAGGCTCATTCGCATTGTTCATAGACAGTGAGGGGAACCGTTTGGCCTTGCACGAAGGACCTCCACGTCGCGTGCCGGAGGCCAAGCAGGTAAAAGCAGCCACCAAAGCGATCGCAGCTAGACCGATCACTGCTAAAGTGAAAAGCCACGCGGTGAAAAAAAGAGCTGCCCCGAAAAAGCGGTGA
- a CDS encoding response regulator transcription factor, which translates to MEKEQLRLAIVDDHPLVRDGFVRQLENWPYAGEVHQAADGVYFEELCRTVGHFDIVVMDLSMPRRDGYETTQWCTRHHARTKVLGLSLAVDEYIARRIMACGARGIVSKEKEPQELLRALDHLRTVGFYYNEWVTKALRLSWEMENEAKPPECTAAAITPRERQFLMCYARPPFPQLKEVAVRLGIKYNGAESMRKQVVKRTGCASREQMIDLLRRLGWG; encoded by the coding sequence ATGGAAAAAGAACAACTGCGCCTTGCTATTGTGGACGACCATCCGCTTGTTCGTGATGGATTTGTGCGACAGTTAGAGAATTGGCCCTATGCGGGGGAAGTACACCAAGCAGCCGATGGCGTTTATTTTGAGGAGCTGTGCCGCACGGTTGGGCATTTCGATATTGTGGTAATGGACCTGAGCATGCCACGGCGGGATGGGTATGAGACCACGCAATGGTGTACACGCCACCATGCGCGCACCAAGGTGTTGGGCTTAAGCCTTGCAGTGGATGAATACATTGCCCGAAGGATCATGGCGTGTGGTGCCCGTGGCATTGTCTCCAAGGAAAAAGAACCACAGGAACTCCTGAGGGCCTTGGACCACTTGCGCACTGTTGGTTTCTATTACAACGAATGGGTGACCAAGGCGTTGCGGTTGTCTTGGGAAATGGAGAATGAAGCGAAACCGCCGGAGTGTACGGCCGCCGCCATAACACCCCGCGAACGCCAATTCCTGATGTGCTATGCACGGCCACCGTTCCCGCAACTGAAGGAGGTCGCCGTACGCTTGGGCATTAAATACAATGGTGCCGAGAGCATGCGCAAACAAGTGGTGAAGCGCACAGGTTGTGCTTCGCGCGAGCAGATGATCGACCTCCTACGGCGGTTAGGCTGGGGGTAG
- a CDS encoding biotin carboxylase, producing the protein MSKKTTSKRSARRPPVSSQPKRQEKSAPQGAVRRPPQDKAGNAKPTVKGVSDIRRFFYRNETPIYFISATNFNLLGADEWVKGFKFITYIECFDGMHPNSMSPMQEEPHEEFQSIEDINNYLLNHSEVRDYINARKVKGKAGKVLFLMFDEKTEKLAKKMGLEVMFPSAKMRTFMDNKVNTNRIAEKAGVPCVPYVLSNVKNYAHLNKVSARLGTDLVIQTPFGDSGHTTFFVKNEEDYNKYAKEIEAEKECKVMKRINCHGAAMEACVTRHGTVVAPLMTELVGFKELTPYKGGWCGNEIFAEAFTPTIRRKARKYAQLFGDQLIKEGYKGYFELDFLIDKDNGEIYLGELNPRITGASSITNHAVFAMSDAPLHLFHMMEYMDQPYQLNVNALNRRWAKEENIDSWGQMVIKHTQDDIRRVTDAPRSGIWRMREDGSIYFWRMDTHRRYVEQENEAFFLRITRVGDWLYEGADIGILVMRGRMMTDDFQLLERSKKWLNAIKNEYKSVVPGSRSESEKQMLEIGGFKMM; encoded by the coding sequence CTGAGCAAGAAAACCACTTCGAAAAGAAGCGCACGAAGACCCCCCGTAAGCAGCCAGCCCAAAAGGCAGGAAAAAAGCGCCCCGCAAGGGGCGGTCCGAAGGCCGCCCCAGGACAAGGCCGGCAACGCAAAACCAACCGTGAAGGGGGTTAGTGATATCCGTCGTTTCTTCTACAGGAATGAGACGCCGATCTATTTCATCAGTGCTACCAACTTCAATTTATTGGGTGCTGATGAATGGGTGAAGGGGTTCAAGTTCATTACGTACATCGAGTGCTTTGATGGCATGCACCCGAACTCCATGAGCCCCATGCAGGAAGAACCCCATGAAGAGTTCCAGAGCATTGAGGACATCAACAACTATCTGCTCAACCACAGCGAAGTGCGCGACTACATCAATGCGCGTAAAGTGAAAGGCAAAGCAGGCAAGGTGCTGTTCCTGATGTTCGATGAAAAGACGGAGAAGCTGGCGAAGAAAATGGGGCTCGAGGTGATGTTCCCCAGTGCCAAGATGCGCACCTTCATGGACAACAAGGTGAACACGAACCGCATTGCGGAAAAGGCAGGCGTCCCGTGTGTTCCTTACGTACTGAGTAACGTAAAGAACTATGCTCATTTGAATAAGGTCAGTGCACGATTGGGTACCGACCTGGTGATCCAAACACCATTCGGTGATAGTGGCCATACTACCTTTTTCGTTAAGAATGAAGAGGATTATAACAAGTACGCCAAAGAGATCGAAGCCGAGAAAGAGTGCAAGGTGATGAAGCGCATCAACTGCCATGGCGCTGCGATGGAAGCATGTGTAACGCGCCACGGAACCGTTGTTGCACCGTTGATGACGGAGCTTGTCGGCTTCAAGGAACTCACCCCTTACAAAGGAGGCTGGTGTGGCAATGAGATCTTTGCGGAAGCGTTCACGCCTACGATCCGGCGTAAGGCACGCAAGTATGCGCAGTTGTTCGGTGATCAGCTGATCAAGGAGGGCTACAAGGGATACTTTGAACTTGACTTCTTGATCGACAAGGACAACGGAGAGATCTACTTAGGAGAATTGAATCCTCGGATAACAGGTGCGAGCAGTATCACCAACCACGCTGTATTCGCCATGAGCGATGCACCGCTGCACCTGTTCCACATGATGGAGTACATGGACCAGCCGTACCAACTGAACGTGAACGCGCTGAACCGGCGCTGGGCCAAAGAAGAGAACATCGATAGCTGGGGCCAAATGGTGATCAAGCACACACAGGATGATATCCGCCGTGTGACCGATGCACCGCGCAGTGGCATCTGGCGTATGCGTGAAGATGGCAGCATTTACTTCTGGCGCATGGATACGCACCGACGTTATGTGGAGCAAGAGAACGAGGCCTTCTTTCTGCGGATCACACGGGTGGGTGATTGGCTCTATGAAGGTGCCGATATCGGGATCCTCGTAATGCGCGGGCGAATGATGACCGACGACTTCCAGTTACTGGAACGTTCCAAGAAATGGTTGAACGCCATAAAGAACGAATACAAGAGCGTAGTACCGGGGTCCCGCAGTGAAAGCGAAAAGCAAATGCTAGAGATCGGAGGTTTCAAAATGATGTGA
- a CDS encoding carbon-nitrogen hydrolase family protein, with protein MKPFSIAGVQMRVSASYSNVEAMKLKLDILMHIYPWVEMVVFSELCAYGPLTHNAQEVPGAFEQEMCALAAKHGIWLLPGSIFEKKDGKIYNTATVIDPEGSVVARYRKMYPFYPYEVGVTPGSEFCLFDVPNVGRFGVSICYDMWFPETSRTLAAMGAEVILHPTLTGTIDREIELSIARSTAAINQCYFFDVNGLDTGGSGRSIVCGPDGKVIYQAQNNEEYFPIEINLTKVRRSRELGILRLGQPLKSFRDNPIDYTIYRKGEKLSYLESLGPLIKPTRLQELGELQMRDEARIVHDPSVTTVETSFRPTSEAPET; from the coding sequence ATGAAACCATTCTCAATAGCCGGAGTCCAGATGCGCGTAAGTGCTTCTTACAGCAATGTGGAAGCTATGAAGCTGAAGCTGGACATTCTGATGCACATCTATCCTTGGGTGGAAATGGTGGTGTTCAGCGAGCTCTGCGCATACGGTCCATTAACACACAATGCACAGGAAGTGCCTGGTGCTTTCGAACAGGAAATGTGCGCGTTAGCTGCAAAGCATGGCATCTGGTTATTGCCGGGTAGCATATTCGAAAAAAAGGATGGAAAGATCTACAATACGGCCACGGTGATCGACCCGGAAGGAAGTGTTGTTGCACGATACCGGAAGATGTATCCCTTCTATCCGTATGAGGTTGGCGTTACACCGGGCAGTGAATTCTGCTTGTTCGATGTACCGAACGTTGGTCGATTCGGTGTAAGCATCTGTTACGACATGTGGTTCCCTGAAACATCGCGTACGCTTGCTGCCATGGGTGCCGAGGTGATCCTTCATCCTACGTTAACAGGCACGATAGATCGCGAGATCGAATTGAGCATTGCGCGTTCGACAGCAGCCATTAACCAGTGTTATTTCTTTGATGTGAACGGGCTGGATACGGGTGGCAGCGGCCGTAGTATCGTATGCGGGCCGGACGGCAAGGTCATCTACCAAGCACAGAACAACGAAGAATATTTCCCGATCGAGATCAATTTGACCAAAGTTCGCAGAAGTCGTGAACTGGGCATTCTCCGTCTTGGACAGCCGTTGAAAAGCTTCCGCGACAACCCGATCGACTACACGATCTATAGGAAAGGCGAAAAACTTTCGTATCTTGAAAGCCTCGGCCCATTGATCAAACCGACACGCTTGCAGGAACTTGGGGAGTTACAGATGCGCGATGAAGCGCGTATCGTACACGACCCGTCCGTTACAACTGTCGAGACCTCTTTCAGGCCAACTTCGGAAGCACCCGAAACTTGA